A genomic segment from Ochotona princeps isolate mOchPri1 chromosome 11, mOchPri1.hap1, whole genome shotgun sequence encodes:
- the DUSP26 gene encoding dual specificity protein phosphatase 26, with product MCPGNWLWASMTFMARFSRGSTRSPVRPRGSLEEMPAIQHPFLNVFELERLLYTGKTACNHADEVWPGLYLGDQDMANNRRELRRLGITHILNASHSRWRGTPEAYEGLGIRYLGVEAHDSPAFDMSVHFKTAADFIHRALSQPGGRILVHCAVGVSRSATLVLAYLMLYHHLTLVEAIKKVKDHRGITPNRGFLRQLLALDRRLRQGLEA from the exons ATGTGCCCTGGGAACTGGCTCTGGGCCTCCATGACCTTCATGGCCCGCTTCTCCCGGGGGAGCACCAGGTCTCCCGTCCGCCCCCGAGGCAGCCTGGAAGAGATGCCGGCCATTCAGCATCCCTTCCTGAATGTCTTTGAGCTGGAGCGGCTCCTCTACACCGGCAAGACAGCCTGCAACCATGCTGATGAGGTCTGGCCAGGCCTCTACCTTGGAGACCA GGACATGGCTAACAACCGCCGAGAGCTCCGCCGCCTGGGCATCACACACATCCTCAATGCGTCACACAGCAGGTGGCGAGGCACCCCCGAGGCCTATGAAGGGCTGGGCATCCGCTACCTGGGCGTAGAGGCCCACGACTCGCCAGCCTTTGACATGAGTGTGCACTTCAAGACAGCCGCCGACTTCATCCACCGGGCCCTGAGCCAGCCAGGAG GGAGGATCCTGGTGCACTGCGCCGTGGGAGTGAGCCGCTCTGCCACGCTGGTGCTGGCCTACCTCATGCTGTACCACCACCTCACCCTCGTGGAAGCCATCAAGAAGGTCAAGGACCACCGTGGTATCACCCCCAACCGTGGCTTCCTgaggcagctcctggccctggaccGCAGGCTGCGGCAAGGGCTGGAGGCGTGA